The following proteins are co-located in the Trichormus variabilis 0441 genome:
- a CDS encoding riboflavin synthase: MFTGLVQALGTIKPLGGDSWQITCVSQSLSIMQDLAYGDSVAVDGVCLTVEEILKDGFIASASPETLRRTTLGNEQTQQGYVNLETSLRVGGKVGGHFVMGHVDGVGQLLGFEQTASSWEMTFTAPEAIARYIVPKGSITVNGISLTVAAYEPELSQFTVAVIPLTYAETNLRYLVPGSLVNLEGDILGKYVEKFLQPGQRRTTDTDITPAFLLEHGYL; this comes from the coding sequence GTGTTTACAGGATTAGTACAGGCATTAGGAACAATCAAACCTTTAGGGGGCGATTCTTGGCAGATTACTTGTGTGAGTCAGTCATTATCAATTATGCAGGATCTGGCTTACGGTGACAGTGTTGCGGTAGATGGTGTTTGCTTAACAGTGGAAGAAATTTTAAAAGATGGGTTTATCGCCTCAGCTTCCCCGGAAACTTTGCGCCGCACCACTCTAGGAAATGAGCAAACACAACAAGGATACGTCAACCTAGAAACTTCCTTAAGAGTTGGTGGTAAAGTCGGCGGTCACTTTGTCATGGGTCATGTAGATGGGGTAGGTCAATTGCTAGGGTTTGAACAGACAGCCAGTTCTTGGGAAATGACCTTTACTGCACCGGAAGCGATCGCACGTTACATTGTCCCCAAGGGTAGCATTACTGTCAATGGCATTAGTCTCACTGTAGCTGCCTATGAGCCTGAATTATCTCAGTTTACCGTGGCAGTTATTCCTCTTACTTACGCTGAGACTAATCTCCGCTATCTTGTCCCTGGCAGCTTGGTAAATTTGGAAGGGGATATCTTAGGCAAGTACGTCGAAAAATTTCTCCAACCCGGTCAACGTCGCACCACAGATACAGATATTACGCCTGCATTTCTTTTAGAGCATGGATATCTGTAA
- a CDS encoding bile acid:sodium symporter family protein produces the protein MQANVFTNVILPLALAIIMLGMGLSLQIEDFKRVTKYPKAVSIGSITQLILLPIIGFLVAKAVPMQPEIAVGLVILSLCPGGPSSNMITYLAKGDVALSVTLTVVSSMVTIFTIPIFANLALQHFLGQTAAIALPIGSTMLQIFLITIVPIGLGMYIKRIFPATALRLEKVTNRLAIAFLALIILILVIREWNRIPGFIVQVGVGVVILNILAMLSGWYMSKFFQLNIPQQICVAIEVGIQNGTLAIAITAGLLKNQDMAIPAAIYSLFMNLTAFVAIYYGRKLSAINSVSNNLVGKV, from the coding sequence ATGCAGGCAAATGTGTTTACTAATGTGATTTTGCCTTTAGCCCTAGCGATTATCATGCTGGGTATGGGGCTATCTTTGCAGATAGAAGACTTTAAACGTGTCACGAAATATCCTAAAGCAGTCTCTATTGGTTCGATAACTCAGCTAATTCTTTTACCAATCATAGGCTTTTTAGTTGCTAAAGCTGTGCCGATGCAGCCAGAAATTGCTGTGGGATTGGTCATTTTGTCTTTGTGTCCAGGCGGCCCTTCATCGAATATGATTACCTACTTGGCTAAAGGCGATGTGGCATTGTCGGTGACCCTGACTGTCGTCAGCAGTATGGTTACAATATTTACAATTCCTATATTTGCTAATTTAGCACTCCAGCATTTTTTGGGACAAACGGCAGCGATCGCCTTACCCATTGGTTCCACAATGCTACAAATATTTTTAATTACAATTGTGCCGATTGGGTTGGGAATGTATATCAAGCGCATCTTTCCCGCAACCGCCTTGCGCTTAGAAAAAGTAACCAATCGCCTAGCGATCGCCTTTTTGGCTTTAATTATTTTGATCCTCGTAATTCGTGAATGGAACCGTATCCCCGGCTTTATTGTGCAAGTGGGTGTGGGAGTAGTAATTTTGAATATCCTCGCCATGTTGTCTGGATGGTATATGAGTAAATTCTTTCAACTCAACATCCCTCAGCAAATTTGTGTCGCCATAGAAGTGGGAATTCAAAACGGTACACTAGCGATCGCCATCACTGCTGGACTGCTAAAAAACCAAGACATGGCGATTCCTGCGGCTATTTATAGCTTGTTTATGAATCTCACGGCTTTCGTCGCCATTTACTACGGTAGAAAGTTATCCGCAATTAATTCTGTTAGTAATAATTTAGTTGGTAAAGTCTAG
- a CDS encoding bifunctional nuclease family protein, protein MIEMKVAGIALDAITRSPIVLLKDASDRRALPIYIGQEQARAIMGALENQKPPRPLTHDLMVNILEAWNMTLEKVIIHSLQKDTFYAALIVQQGEVKKEIDARPSDAIAVALRTNTPIWVMEEVIADASIPVDRDADEAEQEAFREFISNLRPEDLIKRFGNGDS, encoded by the coding sequence ATGATTGAAATGAAAGTCGCTGGCATAGCATTAGATGCCATAACCCGCAGCCCCATCGTCTTGTTGAAAGACGCTTCCGATCGCCGAGCATTACCAATTTATATTGGTCAGGAACAGGCTAGGGCAATTATGGGCGCACTGGAGAATCAAAAGCCTCCCCGTCCCTTAACCCACGACCTGATGGTCAATATTCTAGAGGCGTGGAACATGACTCTAGAAAAGGTGATTATCCATTCCTTGCAAAAGGATACATTTTATGCAGCCTTAATTGTTCAGCAAGGTGAAGTCAAGAAAGAAATCGATGCACGTCCCAGTGATGCGATCGCTGTTGCTCTCCGTACAAATACCCCTATTTGGGTTATGGAAGAAGTAATTGCTGATGCCTCTATTCCCGTAGACCGTGACGCTGATGAAGCCGAACAAGAAGCCTTTCGGGAATTTATTTCCAATCTTCGTCCTGAGGATTTAATTAAGCGCTTTGGTAATGGTGACAGTTAG
- the pgeF gene encoding peptidoglycan editing factor PgeF, whose amino-acid sequence MHTWHWHNWEGLPYLSCILLKDWQHGFFTQQFWPRSPHELTKVLHPEASAYRLKQVHGNTVLTPQEVDNQTDGNTDDSALASADGLLSQQPLEAIWVASADCTPVLIGDVKTGQVAALHAGWRGTAQKIVPQAIARMQTHGTQLADLRIALGPAIAGEVYQVSVNVAAEIGASIISHEDAHTIINSLHELPHSPLLADPEPGRVRVDVRRVNALQLENLGISLEQIAIAPYCTYQTPEHFFSYRREKQKKVQWSGIVSH is encoded by the coding sequence ATGCACACTTGGCACTGGCACAATTGGGAAGGACTACCTTACTTGAGTTGTATTCTCTTAAAAGATTGGCAGCACGGCTTTTTTACACAGCAATTTTGGCCGCGATCGCCCCACGAATTAACAAAGGTGCTGCACCCAGAAGCATCAGCATATCGCTTGAAGCAGGTGCATGGCAATACTGTCCTTACCCCGCAAGAAGTTGACAATCAAACTGATGGCAATACGGACGATTCTGCTTTAGCCTCTGCCGATGGTTTGTTGAGTCAGCAACCCCTAGAAGCGATATGGGTAGCCAGTGCAGATTGTACACCAGTGTTGATTGGAGATGTGAAAACTGGGCAGGTGGCCGCACTCCATGCGGGTTGGCGGGGTACAGCCCAGAAAATTGTCCCCCAAGCGATCGCCCGGATGCAAACACACGGCACTCAGTTAGCCGATTTACGCATTGCATTGGGACCAGCGATCGCCGGTGAGGTTTACCAAGTCTCTGTCAATGTCGCCGCCGAAATTGGGGCTAGTATCATATCACATGAAGACGCTCACACAATCATCAATTCATTACACGAGCTACCCCACTCACCCTTACTAGCCGACCCAGAACCAGGAAGGGTGAGGGTTGATGTCAGACGAGTCAATGCTTTACAGCTAGAAAACTTAGGTATTAGCCTAGAGCAAATAGCGATCGCTCCTTATTGTACATACCAAACACCGGAGCATTTCTTCTCTTATCGCCGTGAAAAACAGAAAAAAGTGCAGTGGTCAGGGATTGTTAGCCATTAG
- a CDS encoding peptidoglycan DD-metalloendopeptidase family protein, whose amino-acid sequence MTQRHNSAHNHLHQPQQQGLTTKRLAYTLPAQSLCLLSSVSLLSGGLAVAQTETSIDNIVPTIENAQPAAGTITVKKDIVIPEASPTQPKFSQRRASLKQRLRKQEVAETRQSQPKPESTEPVFSVRQSQPQVETSRVAPTKNPEVKPKVAETPRVTPTKDPEVATPTPSLRDNLPAFAKPANNGVAAEQTRDFNNAYIDPNDYSDKTAGTYQAPNSVIITERSSGCRTVLSSGQGIGNACAKPADNQPVANSSGKSSPSWLRRSQNAQLATVPPARRLLATNNNARWGNSGVAAAGSTKASYHPNRFIPNPSNFVSTTTVSATPIAPSGGTLPPPMAEGNVAPRVSTVAYDIPLASVLPQIPYANTIAYRGTGMVYPLAVASPITSLFGWRVHPITGNQRFHAGTDLGAPTGTPVLAAARGQVATSDWVGGYGLTVILNHGSAQQTLYGHMSELLVQPGQWVEPGMVIGRVGSTGNSTGPHLHFEVRHLTQNGWVAVDPGVQLQIALSQLLNSSRTARAIRD is encoded by the coding sequence ATGACGCAGCGCCATAACTCTGCCCATAACCATTTGCACCAACCACAGCAACAAGGTTTGACCACAAAACGTCTAGCTTATACCCTACCAGCACAAAGTCTGTGTTTGTTGAGTAGCGTTAGCCTTCTTAGTGGCGGATTAGCAGTCGCCCAAACGGAAACATCCATAGATAACATCGTTCCTACTATTGAAAATGCCCAGCCCGCAGCAGGCACAATTACTGTAAAAAAAGATATTGTTATACCGGAAGCATCACCAACTCAGCCAAAATTTTCCCAACGACGAGCCTCACTTAAACAAAGACTGCGTAAGCAAGAAGTAGCCGAAACTAGACAGTCTCAACCCAAGCCTGAGTCTACTGAACCCGTTTTTAGTGTGCGACAGTCGCAACCACAAGTAGAAACTTCCCGCGTTGCTCCCACTAAGAACCCAGAAGTTAAACCCAAGGTAGCAGAAACTCCACGAGTTACCCCTACCAAAGACCCAGAAGTAGCAACTCCGACACCTTCCCTCAGAGATAACCTTCCAGCCTTTGCCAAACCTGCCAACAATGGTGTTGCGGCAGAGCAAACCAGGGATTTTAACAACGCTTATATTGACCCAAACGATTACAGTGATAAAACTGCGGGTACTTATCAAGCGCCAAATTCTGTAATCATCACAGAACGCTCCAGTGGTTGTCGTACTGTGTTGTCTTCAGGACAAGGGATTGGCAACGCCTGCGCTAAACCTGCGGATAACCAGCCTGTAGCTAATTCCAGTGGCAAATCATCCCCCTCTTGGCTCAGAAGAAGTCAAAATGCTCAGTTAGCTACTGTACCCCCAGCCCGGCGACTCCTAGCCACTAACAACAATGCTAGATGGGGCAATTCTGGGGTCGCTGCTGCTGGCTCCACCAAAGCCTCATATCACCCCAATCGCTTTATTCCTAACCCCAGCAATTTCGTCAGCACGACAACAGTTAGCGCGACTCCCATTGCTCCCAGTGGTGGTACACTACCCCCACCAATGGCAGAAGGTAACGTTGCTCCTCGCGTCAGCACCGTAGCTTACGACATCCCCTTGGCATCGGTATTACCACAAATTCCTTACGCCAATACCATCGCCTATCGCGGTACAGGCATGGTTTATCCTTTAGCTGTCGCTTCTCCCATCACTTCCCTGTTCGGCTGGCGTGTCCACCCCATCACAGGTAATCAGCGCTTCCACGCCGGCACTGATTTAGGTGCGCCTACAGGTACACCGGTTTTGGCAGCCGCTAGGGGTCAAGTAGCGACTTCTGATTGGGTGGGTGGTTATGGTTTAACGGTTATCCTCAATCATGGTTCTGCTCAACAAACCCTCTATGGGCATATGTCAGAATTACTAGTCCAACCAGGACAATGGGTAGAACCAGGAATGGTAATTGGACGAGTCGGTAGCACCGGTAACTCCACAGGTCCTCACCTCCACTTTGAAGTACGCCACCTGACACAAAACGGATGGGTGGCTGTTGACCCTGGTGTACAACTACAGATTGCCCTCAGCCAATTGCTCAACAGTTCACGTACAGCACGAGCTATTAGGGATTAG
- a CDS encoding aldo/keto reductase, with amino-acid sequence MLYRRFGKTNLHLSVFSLGTMRYLADSENVQQTIATALALGINHIETARGYGKSEEYFGQAIKVGLSVARSQLYVTTKIPPTSDADSMRRYIDESLERLNLDYLDCLGIHGLNTWEHLEWVQAKGGCMKAVEEAINDGRIRHVGFSTHGSLEVIQAAINTDFFEFVNLHYYYFFQRNAPAIKLASEKDMGIFIISPADKGGKLYTAPQTLQDLCQPLSPLELNYRFLLSDQRITTLSVGPATPEELVEPLQVADSCGELTSAEITIFQRLQNHQESVLETDKCSQCYACLPCPENINIPEVLRLRNLAVAYNMTDYGQYRYGMFENAGHWFPGMKANRCTECGDCLPRCPEKLDIPNLLEDAHNRLNGRAGRRLWG; translated from the coding sequence ATGCTCTACCGACGCTTTGGCAAAACTAATCTGCACCTCTCGGTTTTTTCTTTAGGGACAATGCGCTACTTGGCTGATAGCGAAAATGTGCAGCAAACTATTGCCACAGCTTTAGCGCTAGGAATTAATCATATAGAAACAGCCAGAGGTTATGGTAAAAGTGAGGAGTATTTTGGCCAAGCAATCAAAGTCGGTTTATCTGTAGCTCGTTCCCAACTTTACGTAACTACCAAAATTCCACCAACATCTGATGCTGATAGTATGCGTCGGTACATCGATGAATCCCTAGAACGATTGAATTTAGATTATCTGGATTGTCTAGGAATTCACGGCTTGAATACTTGGGAACATCTGGAGTGGGTACAAGCCAAAGGTGGCTGTATGAAAGCTGTCGAGGAAGCGATTAACGACGGACGAATTAGACACGTTGGCTTTTCTACCCACGGTTCATTAGAGGTAATTCAAGCAGCAATTAACACAGATTTTTTTGAATTCGTTAATCTCCACTATTACTATTTCTTTCAAAGAAATGCCCCAGCTATCAAACTAGCATCTGAAAAGGATATGGGCATTTTTATTATCTCTCCAGCCGATAAGGGAGGAAAACTGTACACAGCACCCCAAACCCTCCAAGATTTGTGTCAGCCCCTTTCGCCTCTAGAATTAAACTATAGATTTTTACTCAGTGATCAACGAATTACTACCTTGAGTGTAGGGCCAGCCACTCCAGAGGAATTGGTCGAACCCTTACAAGTCGCTGATAGTTGTGGCGAACTAACATCAGCAGAAATTACCATTTTTCAACGCTTACAAAATCATCAAGAGTCAGTTTTAGAAACTGATAAGTGTAGCCAATGCTATGCTTGTTTACCCTGTCCAGAAAACATCAATATTCCTGAAGTTCTTAGGTTACGAAATTTGGCAGTGGCATACAACATGACAGATTACGGACAATACCGTTACGGAATGTTTGAAAATGCCGGTCACTGGTTCCCAGGTATGAAAGCTAACCGTTGTACAGAATGCGGTGATTGTTTACCTCGGTGTCCAGAAAAGTTAGACATTCCTAATTTATTAGAAGATGCCCACAATCGATTAAATGGGAGAGCAGGGAGAAGGTTGTGGGGATAA
- a CDS encoding DUF445 domain-containing protein, protein MDWSHLWLYVSPPILGGIIGYFTNDIAIKMLFRPYRAIYIGGRRVPFTPGLIPRNQERLAKNISDTIMGSLLTPDELQKLARRLLKTERVQGAILWLLQLAIDQIKTDTNKKSAKIVAGILRDLIGESLPRLLKVLARREDFLEAQINQIFDQILLELQLSEEQASRLADWFLEVVLPPDVIRQAIVDFLTDRTIQIIDESFREKTSGTYWVVANLFGLRNTLTRLRTFCLDEKEATNNRLTELIQDLQMRDRFRKILQNLTLQNLPIGTVRQLRKTTRETVRQYIQTSGSDLLQGLTDSINWENIAELLLNRLSNSPVVMSSLEVVSQELALILERYLEKDLEVIVAQVIPILSIDQVIVDRVKSTSPADLEAAIEGIVKNELQAIVSLGGILGLIVGLFQTAFFIFSQQ, encoded by the coding sequence TTTATATTGGCGGACGAAGAGTGCCATTCACACCCGGATTGATTCCTCGCAACCAGGAACGTTTGGCAAAGAATATTTCTGATACAATCATGGGGTCGTTACTGACACCCGATGAATTGCAAAAATTGGCACGGCGTTTATTGAAAACTGAGCGTGTACAAGGTGCAATTCTCTGGTTGTTGCAACTTGCCATAGATCAAATTAAAACCGATACAAACAAGAAAAGCGCCAAAATTGTAGCGGGTATTTTGCGGGATTTGATAGGGGAATCATTGCCTCGCTTACTCAAGGTTTTGGCAAGAAGGGAAGATTTTTTAGAAGCGCAAATTAATCAGATTTTTGATCAGATCCTCCTAGAATTACAACTCAGTGAAGAACAAGCTAGTAGACTAGCCGATTGGTTCTTAGAAGTTGTTTTGCCACCAGATGTTATCCGGCAAGCGATTGTAGATTTCTTAACAGATCGCACAATTCAAATTATTGACGAAAGCTTTCGGGAAAAAACCAGTGGTACTTATTGGGTAGTAGCAAATCTGTTTGGTTTACGTAACACCCTTACAAGGTTACGTACTTTTTGTCTAGATGAAAAAGAAGCGACTAATAATCGTTTAACAGAATTAATTCAAGATTTGCAGATGCGCGATCGCTTCAGAAAAATTTTGCAGAATTTAACATTGCAAAATTTACCAATCGGCACAGTCAGACAACTGCGAAAAACTACACGAGAAACTGTTCGTCAATATATTCAAACCAGTGGTAGCGACTTACTACAAGGATTAACAGACTCTATCAACTGGGAAAATATCGCCGAATTGCTGTTAAATCGTCTGAGTAATTCACCAGTGGTTATGAGTTCTTTAGAAGTCGTCAGCCAAGAATTAGCTCTAATTTTAGAACGATACCTAGAAAAAGATTTAGAGGTCATTGTTGCCCAGGTAATTCCTATTTTGTCTATAGATCAAGTAATTGTTGACCGTGTAAAATCAACTTCACCTGCTGATTTAGAAGCAGCAATTGAGGGAATTGTTAAAAATGAATTACAGGCAATTGTCAGTCTAGGTGGAATATTAGGCTTAATAGTCGGACTATTTCAAACAGCATTTTTCATTTTTAGCCAACAGTAA
- a CDS encoding biotin--[acetyl-CoA-carboxylase] ligase, which produces MAGEFNQQKLETALQTARKYGYLPFSLHIFSTVASTNKTLWGLIDQGASTGSVVIATQQTAGRGQWGRQWVSPTGGLYVSVALTPKVDANASYQITLATAWGIACQLRESGVNVGIKWPNDLVLEGRKLGGILTETKVSQGQISQAVVGVGINWSNSVPETGINLESWQADQIHKPISCLETLTSKVLLGIESGMVCLFQEGISILLSRYSELLVNMGDRVHVNDLSGIVVGVTPQGDLRVSLETACVTDTKAPELYLEPGTISLGYRRSLGTY; this is translated from the coding sequence ATGGCTGGGGAATTTAATCAACAAAAATTAGAAACTGCTCTGCAAACAGCACGGAAGTATGGCTATTTACCATTTTCGCTGCATATTTTTTCTACTGTCGCCTCAACTAACAAAACCCTCTGGGGATTAATCGACCAAGGTGCAAGTACAGGTTCCGTAGTTATTGCCACACAACAAACAGCCGGACGGGGACAATGGGGTCGTCAGTGGGTTTCGCCAACGGGGGGATTATATGTTTCTGTAGCACTCACTCCCAAGGTAGACGCAAATGCCAGTTATCAAATAACTTTAGCTACTGCTTGGGGAATTGCCTGTCAATTACGGGAATCTGGGGTGAATGTGGGGATTAAATGGCCCAATGATTTAGTTTTGGAGGGACGTAAATTAGGTGGAATTTTAACAGAAACAAAAGTCAGCCAAGGTCAGATTTCCCAAGCTGTTGTCGGTGTGGGTATTAACTGGTCGAATTCAGTACCAGAGACGGGAATTAACTTAGAATCATGGCAGGCTGACCAAATCCATAAACCCATATCTTGTCTAGAAACCTTAACCAGTAAGGTCTTACTGGGTATAGAGTCCGGTATGGTGTGCCTTTTCCAAGAAGGAATTAGCATACTCTTGTCTCGCTATTCAGAATTATTGGTGAATATGGGCGATCGCGTACACGTCAATGATCTTTCCGGTATTGTGGTGGGAGTTACGCCGCAGGGAGATTTACGCGTGTCTTTAGAAACAGCTTGCGTAACTGACACCAAAGCACCAGAACTTTATTTAGAACCCGGTACAATTAGTTTGGGTTATCGTAGGTCTTTAGGTACATATTAG